A genomic stretch from Salarias fasciatus chromosome 18, fSalaFa1.1, whole genome shotgun sequence includes:
- the chd8 gene encoding chromodomain-helicase-DNA-binding protein 8 isoform X2 produces the protein MADPIMDLFEDTPLFNLDALPDDSFTQGSSDPVEEALKLALGQVDPPVEPEPTPELTVNTGLDVPVAAPAIPDPVPVQVPTQQPMPVVTAQTLSIAATPAVAPNPVPTPVPATVETVPQIQAQATIPIVSNAGVATSSTVLLSSPLTVSSSPATTTATTQLTQITHQLTPQQLAAITQQAGGKIVILKGPQGQAQVLQTVSGTTGQNSGKVIRVLSGTPLKPGVSILQGGTVLNQTSPGQAQVKVGATGVQRLLQSPNGPVKQVLLTSMPQQAQGQAVQVQIPAQAQIAQGQPQVQVQPQAQTAQIQVQQQGQATQIQVQPQAQTAQIQVQGQVQLQPAMQAQTPGGEGKRITLVLQQPAQAGSATPASQAVTGQQQVAQVQQVQTAQGGQQQQPQTPTRLVLGQLPGGKLVLQGSQLAALTQARAAGQAGGQPKVLTIQLQVQQQPNQQGGVKYQLVSGTGNTGSPQVLQISQGQGGQRVAVPLKMLLQPQTSSATSAGGTVSVVKVINTSTAGPSTTTTTPSQAIRISKAPGEPASVRRVEILCKQEKANRIVAEAIARAKARGEKNLPRVLNQDELPNSQASAETGGTLTVVSAKKKSSSGGSKKKSPLGGGPVAKMAGGADKKGKVKAPGGTATVGGIMPGSSNKSKSKAKANTITLVGAKKRKRNASSDHSDGELSPASPAALEDDMIMKRRSNRVVKRKKYTEDLDIKITDDEDEQEDVDVTTTAAAVASISGGTAAQLKQEMELDGDGLPSMQFFVENPSEEDAAIVDKVLSMRITKKEVSPGQYTNVEEFFVKYKNYSYLHCEWATLAQLEKDKRIHQKIKRFKTKHAQMRHFFQEDEESFNPDYVEVDRILDVSHSIDKDNGEPVIYYLVKWCSLPYEDATWELKEDVDEGKVEEFSKIQNRQPRLKRTVRPPAASWKKLEETREYKNGNTLREYQLEGVNWLLFNWYNRQNCILADEMGLGKTIQSIALLSEVYAAGIQGPFLVIAPLSTITNWEREFSTWTHMNAIVYHGSLASRQMIQQYEMYCKDDKEHLIPGAYKFDALITTFEMVLSDCPELREISWRCVIIDEAHRLKNRNCKLLDSLKMLDLEHKVLLTGTPLQNTVEELFSLLHFLEPAQFPSETEFLRDFGDLKTEEQVQKLQAILKPMMLRRLKEDVEKNLAPKQETIIEVELTDVQKKYYRAILERNFSFLSLGANSNSNVPNLLNTMMELRKCCNHPYLINGAEEKIVAELREVYDPMAPDFHLQALIRSAGKLVLLDKLLPRLKAGGHKVLIFSQMVRCLDILEDYLINKRYLYERIDGRVRGNLRQAAIDRFSKPDSDRFVFLLCTRAGGLGINLTAADTCVIFDSDWNPQNDLQAQARCHRIGQSKAVKVYRLITRNSYEREMLDKASLKLGLDRAVLQSMSGNKDSNVNGIQQFSKKEIEDLLRKGAYAAIMDENDEGSRFCEEDIDQILQRRATTITIESEGKGSTFSKASFVASENRNDIALDDPEFWQKWAKKADIDMDSINRKNTLVIDTPRVRKQTRQFSTLRGEGGDISDLDSDDEYPPTNSRHSRSSRRADRHSGGGYGRTDCFRVEKHLLVYGWGRWRDILSHARCKRRLSERDVETICRVILVFCLIHYRGDENIKSFIWELITPPENGREPQTLLNHSGLSIPVPRGRKGKRVKAQSTFDIQKVEWIRKYNPDTLLLDDSYRKHLKHQCNKVLLRVRMLYYLKQEVIGEHAESVLKGAHIRDVNIWMPEMEQQEVPAGWWDSEADRSLLAGVFKHGYEMYTTMRADPCLCFLERAGRPDDKAIDAEQQTGDAELGDETEYDKYAEDPEFKPASRHTKDLFEEPDSMNMEEEISVEDKAGPVVTESVASQSSSSSWPSSSSLTARMRRLITAFQRSYRQEQLKIEAEAKGDRRRRRCEQASKLKEIARQERQQRWTRREECDFYRVVSTFGVEKIKKEPGVPEGEPEFDWTRFRTFARLDKKTDESLSRYFRSFVAMCRRVCHLRPGRTEDPAELTQTVAPITEERASRTLYRISLLRRLRERVLPHPSLEERLPLAPSSSELPAWWNIPDHDRQLMLGASLHGVSRTELSIFADPQFTFSQARDEFIQNQQAPPPPPPPPPPPPPPPQPQPAHLMMLSQLKPEDDILEEKPEGVDETAHLLGPEIDADLQVTPLSHHDGKMHGQDWNFKRNRVRGERRKGEGASDSDSDSDSGSSSSERSGSSDDSGESEEEGEGAGMKVCDVDEDSSLLSMPASQDGLPPPDPLRVDWPKDRILINRLDNLCTLVVTGQWPSGRRYVPETHLHPSAELTGDDMAYMRVVRKPAGIPAGLAADGEDGEFTVKLLKEEGLKLTFSKQALMPNGSSGESSSRKKRKDQEFSDFDGFQDPFERTPRRRDPPTWLKENPDYEVEGDMLELLVNRSKRKRRRRADKVPTGSEKVKLINMRTGKKVGAAFCPMLQDLREYLEENPDNAVAPEWSETVRNSGFLPETLFHRLLTEHSEIPKKSRRRHHHHHHHHHHHHHHTPEPTPEEPTLDGVEEETLVSDGAYMMDEEDIETSHHFLTSPNFDVKMEGGDSLSQGDYDSSDQEALLDDVIIAQKDSDSSSSSED, from the exons ATGGCAGATCCCATTATGGACCTCTTTGAGGACACTCCCCTCTTCAACCTGGATGCCCTGCCTGATGACTCCTTCACTCAGGGCTCCTCAGATCCAGTGGAGGAGGCACTCAAGCTGGCTTTGGGCCAGGTGGATCCACCAGTTGAGCCGGAGCCCACCCCTGAGCTTACAGTCAACACCGGCCTTGACGTTCCTGTAGCAGCTCCTGCCATCCCAGACCCTGTTCCTGTTCAAGTTCCCACACAACAGCCGATGCCAGTGGTGACTGCCCAGACTCTTTCCATAGCTGCCACTCCTGCTGTTGCCCCAAACCCTGTTCCTACCCCTGTCCCCGCCACTGTTGAAACTGTACCTCAAATACAAGCCCAGGCTACAATACCTATTGTCAGCAACGCCGGTGTGGCCACCAGTAGCACTGTCCTGCTTAGCTCTCCTCTGACTGTTTCCAGTTCCCCGGCTACAACCACCGCCACCACACAGCTAACACAGATAACTCACCAGCTCACTCCCCAGCAACTGGCTGCTATCACACAGCAGGCTGGTGGTAAAATTGTCATTCTCAAGGGTCCCCAGGGTCAAGCCCAAGTGCTGCAGACTGTGTCAGGGACCACAGGCCAGAACAGTGGAAAGGTCATCCGTGTGTTGTCTGGCACCCCTCTCAAACCCGGGGTTTCCATACTGCAAGGTGGAACAGTCTTGAATCAGACGAGCCCAGGACAAGCTCAAGTCAAAGTGGGCGCGACCGGGGTCCAGAGGCTGCTGCAGTCTCCCAACGGGCCGGTGAAGCAGGTCTTGCTCACTTCCATGCCTCAGCAGGCGCAAGGGCAGGcggtccaggtccagattcCAGCCCAAGCACAGATAGCTCAAGGCCAGCCCCAGGTTCAAGTCCAACCACAGGCCCAAACTGCCCAGATCCAGGTACAGCAACAAGGCCAAGCGActcagatccaggtccagcCCCAGGCCCAGACGGctcagatccaggtccagggacAGGTGCAACTCCAGCCAGCCATGCAGGCCCAAACACCG GGTGGCGAAGGGAAGCGCATCACTCTAGTTCTCCAGCAGCCCGCCCAGGCCGGGTCTGCCACGCCAGCAAGTCAGGCTGTTacaggccagcagcaggtcgcgcaggtccagcaggtccagacgGCACAGGGggggcaacagcagcagccccagaCTCCAACGAGGCTGGTGCTGGGTCAGCTCCCTGGTGGCAAACTGGTGCTTCAGGGCAGCCAGCTAGCAGCCTTAACCCAGGCTCGGGCTGCTGGCCAGGCCGGAGGGCAGCCCAAAGTCCTCACAATTCAGCTGCAGGTTCAACAGCAGCCCAACCAACAAGGAGGAGTCAAG TATCAGCTGGTTTCGGGGACCGGCAATACTGGAAGCCCACAGGTGTTGCAGATATCCCAGGGTCAAGGAGGGCAGAGGGTTGCAGTGCCACTCAAAATGCTCCTGCAGCCACAG ACGAGCTCCGCCACGTCTGCTGGTGGCACGGTGTCCGTGGTGAAGGTCATCAACACTTCAACGGCAGGCCCCTCGACTACAACCACCACCCCATCTCAGGCCATCCGCATCTCCAAGGCCCCGGGCGAGCCCGCGTCCGTGCGACGGGTGGAGATCCTCTGCAAGCAGGAGAAGGCAAACCGCATCGTGGCTGAAGCTATAGCCCGGGCCAAGGCAAGAGGCGAGAAGAACCTGCCCAGAGTCCTAAACCAGGACGAGCTTCCCAATAGTCAGGCCTCTGCTGAAACGGGCGGTACGCTGACTGTGGTGTCCgcaaagaaaaagagcagcagtggaggaagtaaaaagaaaagtccTCTAGGCGGAGGGCCGGTCGCCAAGATGGCAGGTGGCGCTGACAAAAAGGGTAAAGTGAAAGCTCCGGGAGGAACTGCCACTGTTGGAGGGATAATGCCTGGATCCAGTAACAAGAGTAAAAGTAAAGCAAAGGCCAA CACTATCACTCTAGTGGGAgcaaagaagagaaagagaaacgcGTCTTCAGACCACTCTGACGGGGAGCTGAGCCCTGCCTCGCCTGCTGCGCTGGAGGACGACATGATCATG AAGAGGCGCTCCAATCGTGTGGTGAAGCGGAAGAAGTACACAGAGGACCTGGATATCAAGATaacagatgatgaagatgaacaGGAGGATGTAGATGTTACtacaacagcagcagcggtggcCTCCATCAGTGGCGGGACAGCAGCCCAGCTCAAACAGGAAATGGAGCTGGATGGTGATGGACTCCCCAGCATGCAGTTCTTTGTG GAAAATCCAAGTGAAGAAGATGCTGCCATTGTGGACAAAGTGCTGTCCATGAGAATTACCAAGAAAGAA GTTTCTCCGGGCCAGTACACCAACGTGGAGGAATTCTTCGTGAAATACAAAAACTA TTCGTACTTACACTGTGAGTGGGCCACTTTGGCGCAGCTGGAGAAAGACAAAAGAATTCATCAAAAGATCAAGAGGTTCAAAACCAAGCATGCTCAAATGAGACACTTCTTCCAGGAG gatgagGAGTCTTTCAACCCAGACTATGTGGAGGTGGACAGGATCCTGGATGTGTCTCACAGCATAGACAAGGACAATGGCGAG CCCGTTATCTACTACTTGGTGAAGTGGTGCTCGCTGCCGTATGAAGACGCCACCTGGGAGCTGAAGGAAGACGTGGACGAAGGCAAAGTTGAAGAGTTCAGCAAAATCCAAAACAGACAACCTCGCCTGAAAAGAACG GTacgacctccagctgcttcatggaagaagctggaggagaccAGAGAGTACAAGAATGGCAACACACTGCGAGAGTATCAGCTGGAGGGAGTCAACTGGCTGCTCTTCAACTGGTACAACAG GCAGAACTGCATCCTGGCAGATGAAATGGGTCTCGGGAAGACGATCCAGTCCATCGCGCTGCTGTCGGAGGTCTATGCTGCTGGCATCCAGGGCCCCTTCTTGGTCATCGCGCCACTTTCCACCATCACCAACTGGGAGAGGGAGTTCTCCACGTGGACCCATATGAACGCCATCGTCTACCACGGCAGCCTCGCCAGCCGGCAGATGATCCAGCAGTATGAGATGTACTGCAAAGATGACAAG GAGCATTTGATCCCCGGTGCGTACAAATTTGACGCCCTCATCACCACCTTCGAGATGGTGTTGTCCGACTGCCCGGAGCTCCGGGAGATCTCCTGGCGTTGCGTGATCATTGATGAGGCTCACCGCCTCAAAAATCGCAACTGTAAGCTGTTGGACAGCTTGAAGATGCTCGATCTG GAGCACAAGGTGTTGTTGACCGGCACTCCCCTTCAAAACACTGTGGAAGAACTTTTCAGCCTGCTTCATTTCCTGGAGCCCGCTCAGTTCCCCTCGGAAACCGAGTTCCTCCGAGACTTCGGAGACCTGAAGACAGAGGaacag GTTCAGAAGCTGCAGGCTATCCTGAAACCCATGATGTTACGAAGGCTCAAGGAGGATGTAGAGAAGAACCTGGCACCCAAACAGGAAACCATCATCGAG GTTGAGTTGACAGATGTCCAGAAGAAGTATTACCGAGCCATCCTGGAGAGGAACTTCAGCTTCCTGAGTTTAGGGGCAAACAGTAACAGTAACGTCCCCAATCTGCTCAACACTATGATGGAGCTCCGCAAGTGCTGCAACCACCCCTACCTCATTAATG GTGCAGAGGAGAAGATCGTAGCAGAGTTACGAGAGGTGTATGACCCCATGGCCCCCGACTTCCATCTGCAGGCTCTTATCCGGTCGGCCGGCAAGCTGGTGCTACTGGACAAGCTGCTGCCTCGCCTGAAGGCCGGCGGCCACAAAGTGCTGATCTTCTCCCAGATGGTGCGCTGCTTAGACATTCTGGAGGACTACCTCATCAACAAGAG ATACCTTTACGAGCGAATTGATGGCAGAGTTCGTGGGAATTTGCGGCAGGCCGCCATCGATCGTTTCAGCAAGCCGGACTCGGATCGCTTCGTCTTCCTGCTGTGTACTCGCGCTGGCGGCTTGGGCATCAACCTCACTGCTGCCGACACCTGCGTTATTTTCGACTCCGACTGGAACCCTCAGAATGACCTGCAG gCCCAAGCAAGGTGTCATCGTATTGGCCAGTCCAAGGCGGTCAAAGTGTATCGTCTCATCACCAGGAATTCCTATGAGCGGGAGATGCTGGACAAAGCCAGTCTGAAGCTGGGCTTGGATCGAGCAGTGCTGCAAAGCATGAGTGGCAACAAAGACAGCAACGTCAACGGG ATCCAGCAGTTCTCCAAAAAGGAGATCGAGGATCTCCTGCGCAAGGGAGCCTACGCTGCCATCATGGACGAGAACGACGAGGGCAGCAGGTTTTGCGAGGAGGATATCGACCAGATCCTTCAGCGAAGAGCCACGACCATCACCATTGAGAGCGAGGGCAAAGGTTCCACCTTCTCCAAAGCCAGCTTTGTGGCCTCGGAGAATCGCAACGACATCGCCCTCGACGACCCCGAGTTCTGGCAGAAGTGGGCCAAGAAGGCAGACATCGATATGGATTCCATCAACCGAAAA AACACTCTCGTGATTGACACTCCCAGAGTTCGCAAGCAGACCCGTCAGTTTTCCACTCTGCGTGGCGAAGGTGGAGACATCTCTGATTTGGACAGCGACGACGAATACCCGCCAACCAACTCCCGGCACTCGCGCTCCTCACGCCGCGCCGACCGCCACAGCGGGGGAGGCTATGGCCGCACTGACTGTTTCCGGGTGGAGAAACACCTGCTTGTTTATGG TTGGGGCCGCTGGAGAGACATTCTGTCCCACGCCAGGTGCAAGCGGCGCCTGAGCGAGCGCGACGTGGAGACGATCTGCCGCGTCATCCTCGTCTTCTGTCTGATCCACTACCGCGGAGACGAGAACATCAAGAGCTTCATTTGGGAGCTGATCACACCACCTGAGAACGGCAGAGAGCCCCAAACACTACTCAACCACTCTG GCTTGTCTATTCCTGTTCCGAGAGGCAGGAAGGGGAAGAGAGTGAAAGCCCAGAGCACGTTTGACATTCAGAAGGTTGAGTGGATTCGCAAGTACAACCCCGACACCCTGCTCCTGGATGACAGCTACCGCAAGCACCTCAAGCACCAGTGCAACAA GGTGTTGCTGCGGGTGCGGATGCTCTACTACCTGAAACAGGAGGTGATCGGCGAACACGCCGAGTCTGTCCTGAAAGGTGCACATATCAG GGATGTTAACATCTGGATGCCTgagatggagcagcaggaggttcCTGCGGGCTGGTGGGACTCGGAGGCTGACCGGTCGCTGCTCGCTGGTGTTTTTAAACATG GTTATGAAATGTACACCACCATGCGTGCCGATCCCTGCCTCTGCTTCCTGGAAAGAGCTGGTCGTCCGGATGACAAGGCCATCGATGCCGAGCAGCAGACCGGCGACGCTGAGCTGGGAGATGA GACTGAGTATGATAAGTACGCCGAGGATCCGGAGTTCAAGCCTGCGTCGAGGCACACCAAAGATCTCTTTGAGGAG CCGGATTCTATGAACATGGAAGAGGAGATTTCCGTGGAAGACAAAGCAGGACCCGTGGTCACGGAGAGCGTCGCCAGCCAGAGCAGTTCCAGCAGCTGGCCCTCCAGCTCGTCCCTCACCGCCAGGATGCGCCGGCTGATCACCGCGTTCCAACGCAGCTACAgacaggagcagctgaagatcGAAGCCGAGGCCAAGGGCGATCGCAGGCGCAGACGGTGCGAACAGGCCAGCAAGCTGAAAGAAATCGCACGACAGGAACGTCAGCAAAG gtgGACAAGACGAGAAGAATGCGACTTCTACCGTGTGGTCTCCACGTTTGGGGTGGAGAAAATCAAGAAGGAGCCCGGTGTCCCGGAAGGAGAGCCGGAGTTTGACTGGACCCGTTTCCGTACTTTTGCCCGTCTGGACAAAAAGACCGACGAGAGCCTGAGCCGATACTTCCGCTCCTTTGTCGCCATGTGCCGGAGAGTGTGCCACCTCCGCCCGGGTCGCACTGAAG ATCCAGCAGAGCTCACCCAGACTGTGGCGCCCATCACAGAGGAGCGAGCCTCTCGGACCCTTTACCGCATCAGCCTCCTGCGCCGCCTCCGCGAGCGCGTCCTCCCCCACCCCTCGCTGGAGGAGCGCCTGCCGCTCGCCCCGTCCAGCTCCGAGCTGCCAGCCTGGTGGAACATCCCGGACCACGATCGCCAGCTGATGCTGGGCGCCTCGCTGCACGGCGTCAGCCGCACGGAGCTGTCCATCTTCGCCGACCCGCAGTTCACGTTCAGTCAGGCTCGGGACGAGTTCATCCAGAACCagcaggctcctccccctccgccgccgcccccgccgccgcctcctccgccgcctcagCCCCAACCGGCACACCTCATGATGCTCAGCCAGCTGAAGCCCGAGGACGACATCCTGGAGGAGAAGCCGGAGGGAGTCGACGAGACCGCCCACTTGCTGGGACCGGAAATCGACGCCGACTTGCAGGTCACCCCGCTGAGCCACCACGACGGCAAGATGCACGGTCAGGACTGGAACTTCAAAAGAAACCGGgtgaggggagagaggaggaagggcgAAGGAGCGTCGGATTCGGATTCCGACTCGGATTCAGGGTCGTCGTCCTCGGAGCGATCGGGCAGCAGCGACGACAGcggagagagcgaggaggaaggagagggag CGGGCATGAAGGTGTGCGACGTGGACGAAGACAGCAGTTTACTCTCCATGCCTGCTTCTCAGGACGGCCTTCCTCCTCCGGACCCTCTCAGGGTCGACTGGCCCAAG GACCGCATATTGATCAACCGGCTGGACAATCTGTGTACGCTGGTGGTGACGGGGCAGTGGCCGTCTGGCCGCCGCTACGTGCCGGAGACTCACCTCCACCCGAGCGCCGAGCTGACGGGAGATGATATGGCGTACATGAGGGTGGTGCGTAAACCCGCCGGTATCCCTGCCGGCCTCGCTGCTGACGGAGAGGATGGAGAGTTCACTGTGAAACTCCTCAAG GAGGAGGGTCTGAAGCTGACGTTCTCCAAGCAGGCGCTGATGCCCAATGGATCCAGTGGAGAGAGCAGCAGCCGCAAGAAGCGCAAAGACCAAGAG TTCTCAGATTTCGATGGCTTTCAGGATCCATTTGAGCGAACTCCTCGACGCAGGGACCCTCCCACGTGGCTGAAAGAGAATCCAGATTATGAGGTAGAAGGGGATATGCTGGAG CTCCTGGTGAACAGAAGCAAGAGaaagcggaggaggagggcagatAAAGTCCCCACAGGCAGCGAGAAGGTCAAACTTATTAATATGAGGACAGGAAAGAAG gTCGGAGCTGCTTTCTGCCCGATGCTGCAAGACCTCAGAGAATATCTCGAGGAGAATCCTGACAACGCTGTAGCACCAGAATGGTCCGAAACAGTTCGAAACTCC GGTTTTCTGCCGGAGACCCTCTTCCACCGGCTGCTCACCGAACACTCGGAGATCCCCAAGAAGAGCCGCCgacgccaccaccaccaccatcaccaccaccaccaccaccaccaccacactccAGAGCCCACCCCGGAGGAGCCCACCCTGGacggagtggaggaggagacccTGGTGTCGGACGGAGCCTACATGATGGACGAGGAGGACATCGAGACCTCCCACCACTTCCTCACCAGTCCGAACTTTGACGTGAAGATGGAGGGCGGCGACAGCCTCTCCCAGGGGGACTATGACAGCTCGGATCAAGAGGCGCTGTTGGACGATGTGATCATAGCACAGAAGGACTCCGACTCCTCGTCCAGCTCAGAGGATTGA